A region from the Oculatellaceae cyanobacterium genome encodes:
- a CDS encoding efflux RND transporter periplasmic adaptor subunit: protein MAYKYVSDQERDDSTETLTTSSEIQDEFDLDEFDSVEDKKPKRGWFAGGRGVFVGMVLGIVLAIVGTRLLPSKSAPSAAKTITTTKTAAQMSVTVAPVAVSSVARTLEATGTVAAYDMLPVLPQASGLQIKQVLADEGSNVSVGQILAVLDNSVLQSQLSDASAKLEAAQAGVQQKQAALGQAQAAVEQARAGLRQAQANVAQNQANLVQAQSNQKRYRQLAEQGAIPTQELETRNTTVATAAEALRAAQANVSNAMASITSAQANVSSAQANINSAIAEVRGSQARVQQIQTQLKQTQVLAPASGAIAERFARVGDISSANQKLFTIIRNGYLELQAKVPEVQLKEVSLGAPVIVSSNSDNRIRVQGKVREIAPIVDQQTRQGTVKIDLPANQLLRPGMFLQAGITLEQTQGLTVPAKAVLPQDTGKAIIYILEDENTARARPVEIGATMGGGDLSTAKIEIKTGLKQGDRVIVAGAGYLKDGDKVQVVSANAQQ from the coding sequence GTGGCCTACAAATACGTTTCAGACCAAGAAAGAGATGACTCGACAGAAACGCTTACTACTTCCTCGGAGATACAAGATGAGTTTGATTTAGATGAATTTGACAGCGTTGAAGACAAGAAACCTAAACGTGGATGGTTTGCAGGAGGACGCGGCGTATTCGTAGGTATGGTGCTTGGTATAGTTCTAGCGATAGTTGGTACGCGCTTACTACCATCTAAATCTGCTCCTTCTGCTGCTAAAACTATTACGACCACAAAAACAGCAGCGCAAATGAGCGTAACTGTAGCACCAGTAGCGGTTAGTTCAGTAGCACGGACTTTAGAAGCCACAGGAACAGTTGCAGCTTATGATATGTTGCCAGTTTTACCGCAGGCTTCAGGCTTACAAATTAAGCAAGTTTTAGCAGATGAAGGTAGCAATGTCAGCGTAGGGCAGATATTAGCAGTATTAGACAATTCTGTACTACAAAGCCAACTCAGCGATGCTTCAGCTAAGTTAGAAGCTGCCCAAGCAGGTGTGCAACAAAAGCAAGCAGCTTTGGGACAAGCACAAGCGGCTGTAGAGCAAGCCAGAGCAGGTCTGCGACAAGCACAAGCAAATGTAGCACAAAATCAAGCTAACTTAGTGCAGGCACAAAGCAACCAGAAGCGATATCGACAACTAGCGGAACAAGGAGCAATCCCAACTCAAGAGTTAGAGACACGAAATACTACGGTAGCAACGGCGGCTGAAGCACTAAGGGCGGCTCAAGCTAACGTCAGTAATGCAATGGCTAGTATTACTAGCGCTCAAGCTAATGTTAGCAGCGCCCAAGCTAATATTAATAGTGCGATCGCGGAAGTTCGTGGCAGTCAGGCGCGGGTACAGCAGATTCAAACTCAGTTAAAACAAACTCAAGTGCTTGCTCCTGCTAGTGGTGCGATCGCAGAAAGATTTGCCCGTGTAGGTGATATTAGTTCTGCAAATCAAAAGCTATTTACAATTATTCGTAATGGTTATTTAGAACTACAAGCCAAAGTTCCAGAAGTACAACTTAAAGAAGTTTCTCTCGGCGCACCTGTGATAGTCAGCAGTAATTCTGATAATCGTATTCGCGTACAAGGTAAAGTGCGAGAAATTGCGCCAATAGTTGATCAGCAAACTCGTCAAGGTACAGTCAAAATTGATTTACCTGCTAACCAATTATTAAGACCAGGAATGTTCTTGCAAGCTGGCATTACTCTAGAACAAACTCAAGGGTTAACAGTTCCAGCTAAAGCTGTTTTGCCTCAAGATACTGGTAAAGCAATTATCTATATATTAGAGGATGAGAATACAGCCCGCGCTCGACCTGTAGAAATTGGTGCAACTATGGGAGGCGGCGATTTATCCACTGCCAAAATTGAAATCAAGACTGGTTTAAAACAAGGCGATCGCGTAATTGTTGCTGGTGCGGGTTATCTCAAAGATGGTGACAAAGTACAAGTGGTATCAGCAAACGCTCAACAGTAA